A window of Verrucomicrobiota bacterium genomic DNA:
GCAGGTCAAAGTCGCGCGTGAACCCTTCATTTTCAGACGCTGAACCGATTCCGCCCGTCACGTACAGCTTTGTTGTTACCACGTCGTGCCACAGGCGTTCGCAGACGTTGAGCAGTTCCTGGTCGCCGTCCTCGAGCGCGAGATCGACCACCCCGGTGAAAAGGTACATCGCCCGTACCGCATGCCCGGCCACTTTGGTTTGTTCCCGGATCGGCACGTGGGCCTGCATGTAGGCGAACGGCGACCCCGGGTGTTCCGGCCGGAACGGACGCGTGTCGAGGCGTTGAACCGCCTCCTGCTCGAAATAATTCGGACTCCGGCCGCGTTCGTTGATGAAAAACCGGCAAAGGTCGAGGTACCGCTTGTCGCCCGTCACCCGGTATAACCGGATGAGGGCAAGTTCGGCTTCGGGATGGCCGGGGTAGCCCCGGAGCTGGCCGGGTCCGGTCCCGAATTTGCTGACGAGGAGATCGGCAAACCGGCGCGCAACGTTGAGCAAGCGATCTTTCCCGGTCGCCTCAAAATGGACCACGGCCGCCTCGATCAGGTGCCCTGCACAGTACAGCTCGTGCAAGTCACGCAGGTTCTTGAATCGATGCTGGGGGCGCCAGGTCAGGATATGCGAGTTAACGTAACCGTCGGGTAACTGCGCTTGCTCAAACAAGCCGATGATCTGGTCTACCTGCATCTCCAGCGCCGGGTCGGGCTGCTGCTCCAGCCGGCCGGCAGCAGCTTCCAGCCACTTCGCCAGATCGGAATCCCAGAAAACGCTCCCGCCCCAGTACCCGGCGGAACGCCACGTGTCTGCAAGTTCCCACCCGCGGTGGAACCTTTGGTCAAGCGTCATCGCGTCGATCTGGCCCCCGGCTTCCAGTTGGTGAAACTGGTGAGGCAACGTGGTCTGGCCGATCAGGTCCCGCCAGTGTTTCCAAAATCCGTCCTGAATGGTCACTTGTCGACGCGGCAGCGGGGCCCAGGGAGATTCCATAGCTAAATCTATTGGACCCGTGCACCGCGACAACTAAACTCACCTGTAGAAAACCCGGACGATTCCGACCCTCGATGCATTCTCCCGGCACAGCGAAACCCTCCACGCTCCAAGTCTCTACGGCCAGTCCCTTGGACGCCTGCAACGGCGGGCTCTTTGTCTCCTCCGGTTCCGGGTGGCACCCGGAAAGGAAACTGGATTCGTGGGAACTGATCCTGATGCGTTCCGGGACCCTGCATCTCTGGGAGGAGGAACAACGTTTTGAACTCGGCCCCGGCCACACCCTCGTGCTCTGGCCGCGGCGACGCCATGGTCCGCTCGCCCCGTACCAACGCGACACGTCCTTTTACTGGGTTCATTTCCACCTTCGTGCCCGGTGCCAGACCCCGGCGGCGGTGACCGTCCCGCAACGCGCCTGTTTGCCGGAATCGCTCCGGCTGGTCGAGCTGTTTCACCGGTTTCTCGATGACCAGGAACGGGGCCGCCTCGAACCCAATTACGCCAGCGTGCTGCTTAAGCTTATGCTTCTCGAGGTGGCGACACAGTCTTGCAGACAAAATGACCGTGCCCATAGCACCGCCAGCCTGGCTTCTCAGGCTCACGTCATGATCACCAGACGATTCCGTGAACCGATCACCACCTCCACGATCGCCGCTGGCCTGTGCTGCAACCCGGACTACCTTGGACGCATTTACCGCGAATCGTTCGGCCACAGCCTCACCGAAGCCATTCACCGTTGTCGCATGCAACACGCCCGAAACCTCTTGCTGCTCACCGCGCTCAACGTAAAGGAGATTTCTTCGGCGTGCGGTTTTGAAACGGCCGACTATTTCCGGCGGTTATTCCGCCGGTACCACGGCATGCAACCCGTCGAGTTTCGCGCCCTGCACCTCCGGCAGCACACCAACGCGCTTTAATGCGTAATGCGTAACGCGTAACTTATAACGTTATAACAATGCTATAGCGCTTTGCCGGTCATCCGTTATTCGTCACCCCCTACCGTATGTCCTCCTTCGGCGAAGTCCCGCGCGGCTGGTCCGCCCGAAATGTTCTCGGCACCGATCTACGGTGCTGTTGCCTAAGGCCGCGCACCGGCTACTTCCGCGATGGCTTCTGCCGCTCAGATGCAACTGATCGCGGCATGCATTTCGTCTGTGCGGAAATGACTCGGGAATTTCTGGAGTTCAGCCGGATCCAGGGCAACGACCTGATCACGCCAGTCCCGGAATTCGATTTTCCGGGCCTGAAACCGGGGGACCGCTGGTGCCTTTGCGTTACCCGTTGGACCGATGCACTTCAAGCCGGCGTGGCGCCCCCGGTTATCCTGGAAGCGACGCACGCTTCTGCCCTG
This region includes:
- a CDS encoding glycoside hydrolase family 127 protein, coding for MESPWAPLPRRQVTIQDGFWKHWRDLIGQTTLPHQFHQLEAGGQIDAMTLDQRFHRGWELADTWRSAGYWGGSVFWDSDLAKWLEAAAGRLEQQPDPALEMQVDQIIGLFEQAQLPDGYVNSHILTWRPQHRFKNLRDLHELYCAGHLIEAAVVHFEATGKDRLLNVARRFADLLVSKFGTGPGQLRGYPGHPEAELALIRLYRVTGDKRYLDLCRFFINERGRSPNYFEQEAVQRLDTRPFRPEHPGSPFAYMQAHVPIREQTKVAGHAVRAMYLFTGVVDLALEDGDQELLNVCERLWHDVVTTKLYVTGGIGSASENEGFTRDFDLPNENAYAETCASIGLFLFGHRLLQGRLRSEFGDVMELALYNNILSGISLDGKAFFYDNPLMSRGQHRRVPWPWWCPCCPPNLARLVSSLSGYLYSERAGEVAVHHYVTSEAQARNVTLNVMSGFPYSGRTVVKVQPKQSTELTLWFRLPGWSRGSHQVRVNGTEVTAAPVEGYLPIRRTWAEGDEVELQFSMPVRSQFARPEVEADRGRVALSRGPLVYCLEQADNGPDLEGVTVPRDAEFQAVERPEVLGGTTVLTGPGSREQAQTKQLYTDEPPAVERVTLTAVPYYSWGNREPGEMQVWVRYCAS
- a CDS encoding helix-turn-helix domain-containing protein, with translation MDACNGGLFVSSGSGWHPERKLDSWELILMRSGTLHLWEEEQRFELGPGHTLVLWPRRRHGPLAPYQRDTSFYWVHFHLRARCQTPAAVTVPQRACLPESLRLVELFHRFLDDQERGRLEPNYASVLLKLMLLEVATQSCRQNDRAHSTASLASQAHVMITRRFREPITTSTIAAGLCCNPDYLGRIYRESFGHSLTEAIHRCRMQHARNLLLLTALNVKEISSACGFETADYFRRLFRRYHGMQPVEFRALHLRQHTNAL
- a CDS encoding DUF2237 domain-containing protein: MSSFGEVPRGWSARNVLGTDLRCCCLRPRTGYFRDGFCRSDATDRGMHFVCAEMTREFLEFSRIQGNDLITPVPEFDFPGLKPGDRWCLCVTRWTDALQAGVAPPVILEATHASALEFVGLDELKAHAKKLS